One genomic window of Luteitalea pratensis includes the following:
- a CDS encoding vanadium-dependent haloperoxidase, which produces MPHHTCSTIGAVLIGVLACTPVATADRPADSLVANQALEWNQIFIDTLIATNTANAFSQRLGAIVHSAMFDAYNGIERRYTRIHEERTAPRGASRRAAVVAAAYTTLAQLFPTRQADLELIYSASLAALSDDDGNGGRSRELGVAWGMEVALGILAWRSTDGFGEPYPSFSGGTTVGQWRPTPPAFGPMSAQGLAFTAAFVLPSLAQFDPGPPRGLTSATYGEDFDAVKALGRRIGSTRTADQTALAVFWEGNASVHWNQAANQIARANDLSLSESVRLLAVLNVAMADTAFATWRAKRHYGADASEVTWRPVTAIPLADSDGNPATSADADWLPLVNTPSHPEFPAGHPSQNGAAATVLLSYFDDAQTFTLTTSTQPSRTYTSISKARADGNDARVWGGMHYPSTVRASDGNGEAIARYVNEYAMQSVHGSH; this is translated from the coding sequence ATGCCACATCACACCTGTTCCACGATTGGGGCCGTCCTGATCGGCGTCCTTGCATGCACGCCCGTTGCGACTGCCGACCGGCCCGCTGATTCTCTCGTCGCCAACCAGGCGCTCGAGTGGAACCAGATCTTCATCGACACGCTCATTGCCACCAACACGGCCAACGCGTTTAGCCAGCGCCTCGGAGCGATCGTCCATTCCGCGATGTTCGATGCGTACAACGGCATCGAACGTCGCTATACACGGATTCACGAGGAGCGCACAGCGCCGCGTGGCGCGTCGCGCCGGGCAGCCGTCGTCGCCGCCGCCTACACGACGCTGGCACAGCTGTTCCCGACCCGACAGGCCGACCTGGAACTCATCTACTCTGCGTCGCTGGCGGCGCTCAGCGACGATGACGGGAATGGTGGTCGCTCGCGCGAGCTCGGAGTCGCGTGGGGCATGGAAGTGGCGCTGGGGATATTGGCCTGGCGCTCGACCGATGGGTTTGGAGAACCGTATCCGTCGTTCAGCGGTGGGACCACGGTCGGGCAGTGGCGACCGACACCTCCCGCATTCGGGCCGATGAGTGCGCAGGGGCTTGCGTTCACCGCCGCGTTCGTCCTGCCGAGCCTCGCGCAATTCGATCCAGGACCGCCGCGCGGACTGACCAGTGCGACCTACGGTGAGGACTTCGATGCCGTGAAGGCACTCGGTCGCAGGATCGGTTCAACGCGTACTGCGGACCAGACGGCCCTGGCCGTGTTCTGGGAGGGCAATGCCAGCGTGCATTGGAATCAGGCCGCGAACCAGATCGCGCGCGCGAACGACCTCTCGCTGTCCGAGAGCGTCCGATTGCTCGCAGTGCTCAATGTCGCGATGGCGGACACGGCATTTGCGACCTGGCGTGCAAAGCGGCACTACGGCGCCGACGCGTCCGAGGTGACCTGGCGACCGGTCACGGCGATACCCCTTGCCGACAGCGACGGCAATCCGGCGACGTCTGCTGATGCGGACTGGCTGCCATTGGTCAATACGCCCTCGCACCCCGAGTTCCCGGCAGGACATCCGAGCCAGAATGGCGCGGCAGCGACCGTCCTCCTGAGCTACTTCGATGACGCGCAGACATTCACCCTGACCACGAGTACGCAGCCGAGTCGAACCTACACCAGCATTTCGAAGGCTCGGGCCGATGGTAATGACGCCCGCGTCTGGGGCGGCATGCACTATCCGAGCACGGTGAGGGCCAGTGACGGCAACGGCGAGGCGATCGCGCGCTACGTGAACGAGTACGCGATGCAGAGTGTCCACGGCTCGCACTGA